The following proteins are encoded in a genomic region of Danio rerio strain Tuebingen ecotype United States chromosome 16, GRCz12tu, whole genome shotgun sequence:
- the si:dkey-7j14.6 gene encoding uncharacterized protein LOC556585, translating to MASSMTTEANGVRVITHIIPIQEKIFSPELKETSVKPNKVKLLPKARMFLKGIPMPLGLVQVFTGLIMMSLCTIAILVNILRFNYVLCLGLPFVISGSVAIAAYRRSSSSLIKGTLAMSVICALLAAAGTGYFIWEISTQQRQDHCSERGGWNCSDMVWKFYNLREAMLGLLLALSILELFVCIFLSIFSGLAMQQDESDDDSYSSKSCLLQPGLDSISSS from the exons ATGGCCTCTTCAATGACTACTGAGGCGAATGGAGTGAGGGTGATCACTCACATTATCCCAATCCAGGAGAAAATATTTTCTCCAGAGCTTAAGGAGACCTCGGTCAAACCCAACAAGGTCAAACTGCTACCTAAAGCTAGGATGTTCCTGAAGGGGATCCCCATGCCACTGGGG tTGGTGCAGGTGTTTACTGGTTTGATAATGATGAGTCTGTGCACCATCGCAATACTGGTCAACATACTGAGGTTTAATTATGTACTCTGTCTCGGACTTCCA tttgtcatTTCTGGGTCTGTGGCAATTGCTGCATACAGAAGATCCAGTTCTTCATTG ATTAAAGGCACGCTGGCCATGAGTGTGATCTGTGCTCTGCTGGCTGCTGCAGGAACCGGTTATTTCATCTGGGAGATCAGCACACAACAAAGACAAGATCATTGCAGCGAAAGGGGTGGCTGGAACTGTTCCGACATGGTTTGGAAATTTTAT AATTTGAGAGAAGCAATGTTGGGTTTGCTGCTGGCGCTGTCTATTCTAGAACTGTTTGTGTGCATCTTTCTGTCCATCTTCAGCGGCCTGGCCATGCAGCAG GATGAAAGTGATGATGACTCCTACAGCAGTAAATCCTGTCTCCTGCAGCCCGGCCTGGATTCCATCTCCAGCTCTTAA